GGCGGCGCCTCTTGGGCGGGTCACGCACGCTGCGCCGCTTCGAGCCGCGCGATCGCGCGCGCTGGGTCGAGGCCTCCAAGCGCTACCGTGACCTCGAAGCCCAGCACTCGCGGTACGAGGAGCGCACTTGATCACATCGAGGCGGGCCGGACCACCAGGTCGTAGTGATGCGCCCCGACCACGATGCCGTCGACGAATTGCCCGGGACGGTAGTCGTTCGGGTCGATATCCGTGAGGTAGACACACGAATCGATGTCGGGAGCCTGGCTGGCCAGCCGCCCGCGCAGGACGAGATCGTGATCGGGAGCCGGGCCATCCACCAGTACCCTGACCTGCTGGCCGACACGGCGTCGTTGCGCCTTCTGGACCAGGCGCTTCTGGAGGGCCATCAGCGCGTTTCTGCGCGCCGCCTTGACGCGGGCGGGCACGTTGTCCTTCAGCGCAAAGGCCGTTGTGCCTTCCTCATGGGAATACGTGAAGACGCCGAGATGATCGAACTGGACGTCGGCGACAAACGACTTCAGTTCCTCGAACTCGTCTGGTGTCTCGCCCGGGAAGCCGACGATGAGCGTGGTCCGGAGCGCCACGTCGGGGATCCGGGTGCGGATGCGGTCAAGAAGTCGCCGGTACGACGAGCCGGTTCCCGGCCGTTTCATGCGTTTGAGGACGCCAGCAGCGGCATGCTGCAACGGCAGGTCGATGTACCGGCAGACTTTCTCGCAGTCGGCCATCGCGTCGAGCACATCGTTGTGGATGGTCGTGGGGTAGAGGTACAGGAGGCGAATCCACTCGAGGCCGTCGACCTGGTTCAGCTCGCGCAATAGCCGGGCAAGCGCACCGCGCTCACCCCGGTCGACACCGTAAAAGGTCGTGTCCTGCGAAATCAGGATGAGTTCCCGCACGCCGCGGTCGGCGAGCCGGCGCGCCTCGGTCACGATCGACTCGACGGTCCGGCTCCGATAATGGCCACGCAGCGTGGGGATGATGCAGAACGAGCAGGTGTAGTCGCACCCCTCGGCCACCTTCACGTACGCGTAGTGTGGCGGCGTCACCAGCGTGCGGGGTGTGTCGGCGTCGTAGAGATAGCTGGGCGTCGGGATTCGGGGTTCGGGACTCGGGATTCCCGCCTTCGCCACGCGGCCTGCCGGCCTGCTTCGGCGTGGCACGCGGGGTTCGGGACTCGGGATTCGGGATTCGGGACTCGGGATTCGGGATTCGGGATCTCCCCTGGGATCGCCGGGCTCCAGCCCGGCCTTCGGTCCTGACGGCGTGACAGTCCGTATGGAGGCCGGGTCTTCCGCCTTCGCGCCACGCTTCGGCGGACCGCCGTAGCCTTGGCGGAGGCTGTTAGACCCGGCGAACGAGGTGCTTCGGTACAGCGTGACGGGCATCGCACCCGGCCGGGTTGGCGCCGTGGATGCAATCGCCCGGACGATATCCGGTACCTCTCCGGTGCCGAGCACGGCATCGATTTCACCGATTTGCGCCTGCAGGTCGTCGCGGTAGCGCTCCGCCAGGCAGCCGGTGACGACGAGCCGCCGGCAGCGGCCCGTCCGCTTCAGTTCGGCCATCTCCAGAATCGCGTCGACCGATTCCTGCTTGGCCGAGTCGATAAACGCGCAGGTGTTGACCACCAGCACGTCGGCGGTCTCGGCATCCGGCGTGACCTCATGGCCCGCCTGCTGGACGAGGCCTATCATTACCTCGGAGTCGACGAGATTCTTCGGGCAGCCGAGAGACACGAAACCTATCTTCATCTGACGCTCTTCTTGCTCCCTGCGCGCAGCCTCGTGCCTGCGGGACGACGGTTCCTCCGCGTCCCCGCTCACGCAAGCCGGCAAAACATGCCTTGCCTGGTTCGGTCGCCGATCTTGCGTGGGGCCCCCCATCCCCACGCCTGTCTTGGCCCTCACGGCACGTTTTGCAGACTGACGCCCTTCGACTTCGCTCAGGACTTCGCTGTCGGCTTGGTTCGAGGGGTCGCTTCGGAAGCCGCCCTCCCACCGACACGAGCGCCAGCGCCTGCGGGCTCTCCCGAACCCCGAATCCCGACTCCCGACTCCCGACTCAGGGGTATAGCCGATTGATCATGCGCGGATACGGGATGGCTTCGCGCAGGTGATCGAGCCCGCAGATCCAGCTGACGACCCGCTCGATGCCCATCCCGAACCCACCATGAGGCACCGTGCCGAAGCGGCGCAGGTCGAGGTACCACTGGAACGCTTCGGGCGGCAGCTTGTGGTCGTGGATGCGCTTGAGCAGCAGGTCGTAATCCGCGATACGCTGGCTGCCGCCAATAATCTCGCCATAGCCTTCCGGCGCGAGCACGTCGACGCACAGGGCGACCTCGGGCCGTTGCGGATCGGGCTCCATGTAAAACGCCTTCACCTGGGACGGATAGCGATGCACCGCGACGGGCCGATCAAAACTGTTGGCCAGAATTGTCTCGTCAGGCGCTCCGAAATCGCCGCCCCACTCGAACGGCTGTCCCGTCTCGTTCAGCATCTTGACGGCGTCGTCATAGCTGATGCGCGGGAACGGTTTGCGAACCAGTTCCAGCTTCGAGAGGTCGCGTTCGAGCTTCGTCAGCTCGAGCCGCCGGCGATCCAGCACCCGGCCGACCACGGAGATTACGAGGTCTTCGGCCAGGTCGATGACGTCGTCGAGTGTGGCGAACGCGACTTCGGGCTCGACCATCCAGAACTCGGTCAGGTGCCGGCGGGTCTTGGATTTCTCGGCGCGGAACGTCGGGCCGAAACAGTAGACGCGGCCGAGCGCCATCACATTGGCTTCGTTGTAGAGCTGTCCGCTCTGCGTCAGATACGCGGTGGTGTCGTCAAAGTACTGGACCGGAAAGAGCGTCGTTGTCCCTTCGCAGGCCGCTGGCGTAAAGATGGGTGTGTCGGCCAGGATGAAGCCACGGTCGTCGAAAAAGCTCCGCACGGCCGCAATCACTTCGGCGCGCACACGCAGAATGGCGTGCTGCCGCTCGGCGCGGATCCAGAGATGGCGCCGGTCCATCAGGAAGTCGACGCCATGCTCCTTCGGCGTGATGGGATACTCGGCCGAGGCGCCGATGATCTCCAGCGTCGACAGGTCGAGTTCATAGCCGCCCGGCGCCCGCTTGTCGGCGCGGACTTTGCCGGAGACGATGAGTGAGGTCTCCTGGGTCAGGTGATCGGCGGCCAGGAATGTCGCCTCGTCTACCGACGCCTTCGACATGACACCCTGGATGAAGCCGCTCCCGTCGCGGATGGTGAGGAAGTGGATCTTGCCGCTCGATCGGCGGTTGTGCAGCCAGCCGCGGATGACGACCTGCTGCCCGTCGTACCGGGCAATGTCCTCGATGTACGCAACGGTGCCTTCGTGCTTCATGACGAACTCCCCGCGATGTTGAATCTCTTATTGTAGCGGATTCGAACGGGAGGCCGTACGATGCGCGAAGTTGGGTCGGGTCACTATTCGCTGCCAGACTGGCTGCGGCCTCGTGTTCGCCCGCTACTGTCACTGCCCCCCCATCTTCCTCCGTTCGCCCATTAGCATCCATCCAGCGATGCGTGCGCGGGCATTGGCAGAATCTGCCATCGTCGCGCGTCTCGATGGGCGCAGAATCGGCGATTCGCGCCGATCCGATCGTTAGAATCGTTCGACAATTCCCAATCTCGACGCGTGGTACGCCGCATGCGGTCTCCATGGCGTGGCATCGCCGTCGGCCGTGCGGCAGTGGGTGTTGAGCCTGCCGCACCGCGTCCGATACCTGCTGGCCTGGGACCACGACCTCTGCCGGGCCGTGGTCGCCGTGTTCCTCCGCGCTGTGCCGGCGGCGGAGCGGTGCCAATGCCCGCGCTCAACGCGGTGGCTGGCCCGCCTGCTCGGGTTCTGACGCGCTATTTCTCCCGCGACTTGAGTACGCCGCGGAACTTTTCGGCAAGCGACCCGAACGCCTCCGCCGGGGCAACATCCTGGCGCTCAGAGTACTCGCGCAACTCATCTACGTCGGCGCCGGCCGGAGCCGACCAGTCCTGAACGAGCGAGATGCCAATCCGCTTCTTCTCGAGATCGATGCTCAGGATCTCGAATCCCCCCATGGTCCCCACGGCCACCAGGCGAGACCACCCGTCCGAACGCCCCGACGGCGCAAACGTCGAGGCGTGCGCCAAAGCCTCGATCCCCGGCTCCAACTCGACGAACGCCCCGAACTCCGCGAGGCGCGTGACACGGCCGGTGCGCACCTGGCCCACCTCGTACCTTTCGTGGACCGTCGACCACGGATCGGCGGTGAGTTGCTTCAGCCCAAGGGCAATCTTCTGCCCGTCGTCATTGACGCGCAGAACTTTGACGGTGACCTCCTCGCCCGGCTTGACGACCTGCGACGTATCCGACACACGGGACCATCCCATCTCGGAGACGTGGAGCAGGCCCTGCACGCCGGCCCCAAGATCCACGAACGCGCCGAACTCGCGCACGGAGGCGACGCGCCCGGTCAACACCGCGCCGACGACGATCGATCGCCGGATTTCTGCGGCGCTCACCCGTTGCTCCTCCTCGAGAAGCGCGCGCCGCGAAACCACGAGGTTCCTGCCACCCTTCTTGTATTCGATGATCCGGAATGTGTAGACGTGCCCTTCGTACTCCGTCGGAGCCGCATTCCGGATGGTGTCGATCTGAGACATCGGGCAGAAGGCGCGCTGGCGGGCGATTCGCACCTCGTATCCGCCCTTCACCGCCCGTTCGACCTTGCCTTCGACCGGAAGCCCGGCGTGGAACGCGTCTTCGAGCTGCCGATCGGTCGCGGTCCCGCGCGCCAGCTTCCGGGAGAGCGTGAGCCCTCCCTCGGTCGACACCACCATGGCCTGGATGCGGTCGCCGACAGCGACCTCGAGAGCGCCATCGGCGTTCTTCAGTTCGTCGATCTCGATGACGGCCTCGCCCTTGCCGCCGACGTTGACGAACGCTACCTCGGGGCCGATGGCGACGATCGTGCCCTCGATGGTCTGTCCCTTGTCGAAGTGCGTCGCTTGGAACGAAGCCTCGAACATCGAGGCGAAATCTTCTTCGGGCTCGCTCATGGCACACTCCTCATGATGGTGACTCGACGTCGATTCCCCGCGCATCAACAACTGCTAGTCTGAGTCTACCGCGAGCCACAGCGCAGTTAGCACAACGCCTGCTTCATCCGATTCAGCGCTTCGGTGAGAGTGGCGCGCGGGCAGGCGAAGTTCAATCGCGCGAATCCGTCGCCACCCGTGCCAAATGAAGGCCCCGACGATAACGCCACGCGAGCGCGCTGCAGGAAGAACTGGTACGGGTCCTTGTCAATACCGCTCTGCCGGAAGTCGAGCCACGCGAGGTACGTGGCCCTGGGGCGCCACCATCGTGACTCCCGACAGTTCACGACGTACAAAATCCACCACGATGGTCCTATTGGACTCGAGGTACTGCAGAACTTCGTCGAGCCATGGTTGACCGTCGCGATACGCCGCCGTCGCCGCAACGAGCCCGAGGCTGTTCACTTCGGCGAAGTCGCCGCCGTGATCTCCGGCCACGCGTGCCCGCAGCGCCGGGTCCTGCACGATCGCAAACGAGCAACGCAGCCCGGGGATGTTGAACGTCTTGCTGGGCGCCATTAGCGTCACGGTCCGGCGGCTCACCTCGGGGCCGAGCGAGGCAATGGGTAGATGCCCGGCTCCCGGATAGACGAGATCGCAGTGGATCTCGTCCGAGCAGATCAACACGTCGTGCCGGAGACAGACATTCGCGAGACGCTGTGTCCCGTGTCAGCGTCCCCCTTCGGGCCGCTGGATGGCCGAAATCACCGTCTGAGAATGCACGTTATGTTCACGGCCTCGGAGGCGGCCCCTGGGAGGCCGCTAATGCCTCCGATTGTCCAGTCTGTCCTCCTAGGTTTTGTCCCGCCGGTCCCCCTCGATTCCGCTACAATCTGCCTGCCTGTCCACCACACTGCCCCAGCGTTCGCGGAGGACCGTCCATGCGTCGCGCTCTTGTTGTTCCTCTCTGCGTGCTTGCCCTGGTTCCCGTCATCGCACAGCAGCAACAGCCGCCGCCGCAGCCCGCTCAGCCGCCTGCCGCAGGAGTCGCGAGGCCGGCCGAGCAGGCGCCTTCGGCGGCCCCGGAACCCGTCAAGCACACCACGGCGGCCGTCAACGTCGACGAACTGATGCCCCGCGTCGCCACCTACATCCAGGGCTACGCCGAGCAGATGTCGCTCGTGATCGGAGTGGAACACTACAGCCAATGGCTGCAGCGAGAAGACGCCGGGCCTCGGGCGATTTCGAGACAACTCGTTGCCGAATTCGCCCTCGTTCGGAGCGGGAACGACTGGGATGGGTTCCGCAACGTGTACGAGGTTGACGGCAAGCCCGTCTCCGACGCGAAGGACCGCATGGCGAAGCTGTTCACCGAGGCACCTGCCAGCGCCGTCGAGCAAGGGAGGAAGATTGCGGCCGAGAGCGCGCGATACAACATGGGCGCCATGCAGCGGAACTTCAACGTGCCAACCGTCGCGCTCTTCTTCCTGTCAGCGGCCAACCAGGGACGGTTCCGGTTCACGAAGGACAAGGACGACCAGGTCGGCGGCGTGCGCGTGTGGAAGGTGAAGTACGAGGAGGCGCGAAAACCAACCATCATCAGGACCTCGAGCGGGAAGGACATGCCAGTCAAGGGCGAGGCGTGGATCGATCCGGTCGACGGCCGGGTGCTGAAGACGCACATGCAGATCGACTCGGAGATGAGGATCGCGTCCAACGCGAGCACGGGGGGAAGAGGAACCACCGCGCCTTTGAGGGTGAATACGACCGCGAGCATCACGGTGACCTACACCCTCGAGCCGAAGCTGGGAATACTGGTGCCCGCTGAGATGCTCGAAACCTACGAGGCGCCGATGCGGTCGACCTTTACCGGCGAAGACAACATGACGAAGGTCAACTGCCGCGCTACTTACGGCGACTTCAAGCGGTTCGAAACATCAGGCAAGTTCGTCGTGCCGAAGTGAGCGGCGCGAGGCTTCCAGTCCGAAGTCGAAAGTCGTTGAACCTCGCAGTCCGAAGTCGGTTTTGGAAAGGTCTTGCGCCCTGAGCGTCGACACATTACTTGCCGGGGCCGGCCGCTGGGGGTGCGCCCCAAACGAAGTCGCCAGTTTCAAGGCGCCAGTCGTTGCCGAACCAGCCGAGGGCGCGGATGCCCCCGGTGCCGAGACGAAAGATGTCGGCCGACACGATCATCGCGCTACAGTGACGTGTCGACCAGTTCAGGATGCGCAGCCATCCAGGCACGGATCGCCCCGACGGCCGACTCGATGTCGGCCTGTTTGGTCGCGCAAATGTCGAAGAGCTCGGCTCGCGAGATCTCGGCATAGAAATGAACCATCCGGTTACGATAACCGGCCATCTTGAGCCAGCGCACTGCGCCAGCTTCGTCTATCACACCGTGCTCGGCGAGGTAGCGCGGGATGTCCCGGTACTCGGCTGCGGGCTGCCCGAAGGCCTTGGCCAGCACGTGGCGTCCAAGATCGAGCAGGGCTTCCAACGCGCGCCGCAAGTATGATTCCGCAGCAGCCGGGGTTCGCGGATCCGCCTCGAAGGCCTCGATCGAATCGAGGGGCAACCGACGGATGTCGGCCAGCATGGCGTCGATCCAGGCAATTCGCTCGGCGACGACGCTGGCACTGATGCGGGAGGGGGTCATGGCATGGTCGCCAGCAGGTGGGCCCGGCGCTCCCGCTCAAAATGCGCCAGATCACCGGCGCGCCGCAAGACATATAACTGGTAGTTGGCTTCGCGCACTCGATCGCGCGCGAAGAGGAGTTCGCCCGACACCGCCGCAAGGGCCAGAAACGGCGGCGCCTCGGACAACACGATCAGGTCGACTCGCGGCGCGGCAAACACGTCTTCAAATGCGGCAGTCATCAAGACCCGCTCGTCAACGCTCCAGATCCGCCCGGGTTCGGGGAGTGCGGCCAGGTCCAGGTCTGATGTCCCGCCTGCGGCAAACGTCTCGCTGCCAACCAGATGCGCAAGAGCCTCGCGCGCCCGACTCCCGAACGCGTACAGCACGTCGATACCAAACCGAGTGGCTATCGCCGCGACCTGTTTACCGGCATTCGCCGTCCCGCCATGGCTTTCTCGGCGAGGGCGGGATGGCGGCGGCGTCATAGCCATGGGTCGTTCCTCAACTGCGAGGACCTGTGCCGCTGATTGTAGCCCGAATCAGGTGCGGCGGACCTGGCTTCGGTCCGAGTTGTGGGCTTGGTTCGAGCGGTGGGTCTGGTTGATCTCGTGCTGAAGGCGGGACGCCCTGAGCGCGGCCTTCAACGCTGGCTGGCCGGCAATTACGGGAAGACCGGGGACGGGTTAGTCGTCCCGTGTACGAGGGATCTGCCACCAGGTGGAAAACTAACCCGGCCCCCTCCTGGGAATGACGCGTGGGTGGTGCGTCTTCCGGCGCCGCGCGCACCCGAGAGCGCCCGGCTGTGTGAGGCGGCGCTTCGCTACCGGAACTCCTCGATGTGGGCCGCCAGCAGGTCGCGCAGCCGCGCGAATCGGGGGTACCTGGAGAGGTTGGTGCGGGCGTGACGAAGCGTGCGCGGGATGTACTGAATGTAGACCGAGTTCCGACGGGTGGCGGTCTGGTAGCCGAAGGTGCCGAGGGCCTTCAGGTTGCGCTGCAGCGCCATCAGGTCGAATCGTCGCCTGAATTCGGCAAGGTCCGTCTGCGACGTCGGGGATCCCTTGAGCGCGAGGAAGTAGGCGATGAACTGCTGGACGTCGTCCTCGCCGATGTCCACGTACGAATCGCGTAAGAGGGAGACGAGGTCATAGGTATCCGGGCCCATCCGTGCGTCCTGAAAATCGATGATGAAGAGCTGGTCGCCGCGAAGCATCAGATTGCGACTGTGATAGTCGCGATGGCAGAGGACGCGCGGCTCGCCGGCCAGTTCCTCCACAATGGCTCCGCACTCCTGGCTGATGGCTTCGCGCGCGGCAGGCGTGATGGTGGCGCCCCGGTATCCGCCGACGAAATGTTTGACGAAGAAGTCGAACTCCCATGTCAGCTTCTCGACGTCGAATGCGATCGAGTACGGAATGTAGCGGTCAGATGCCAGTTCCTGGCCTCGCCGCTGGATGTCCGCGATGAACTGGATGGCCTGGCGGTAGAGCGCCGCATGGGCCGCCTCGGCGGCCGCGCCCACGTGAGCCTGGAGCGTGACATCGCCCAGGTCCTGCTGGACGAGGATGCCGAGGTCTTCGGCGTGCCCGAGAATCGCTGGAATCGGGACGGGGACCTGGGCGAGTAACAATGCGACGTTCACGAAGGGCAGGGCGTCGTAACTGAAAGGCGCTGCGTTCAACGCCAGCACAAACGGCGCGCTGTCCCGCGGAATCACCCGGAAGTACTGCCTGTCGGACGCATCGCCGGTCAACGGCAGCACACGGGCGCCAGCCGCGGCCAGGCCCGCCCGATCGAGGTAGGCGTTGATCTGATCGGGCAGCGGGACATCCGGGGCAGCAGTGAGCGTCGACATGCGAATCTATCCTTCTTCTGAGGCGGCCGGTCGCCGCGCGTCAATCGACGACACGAGCAGATCTCCGACCACGTGTTCCCCGGGTTCGGCGGGCGGGCCATCGCGAGGCCGGATGATCGATCGCTCGTGGCGCGCGCCGTCCGGGATCGAGACGCCAGCGGCAACGACCGACCGATCGAGCGTCACGCCGTGTCCGACCCGCACATCATCCCACAGGACGCAGTTCGTGACGCGCGCACCGTCGGCCACGGTCACGCCGCGCCCCAGCAGGCACTCGCCCACGTGTTCGATCCGCGCGATGTCGAGGCATGTGTCGAGGTAGTCTGCCGCGGTGCCGATGTCGCGAAACGCCGCGCCGCTGACAAACGCGCGTACGCATCCCGGACGTCGCGCCATCATTCGGCGGTAGATGCCATTGATGGTCTCGGCCGGCACGTCCGGATCGAGCGGGGCGAACACGTCTGCGTCCACGGCCTGCACACCGATGAAGTGGAGGCCCATGTTCGCGGGTCCGGGTGGCGTGAACCCGGTGACCCGTCCATCCCCGTCAACCGTCACACCGCCATAGTGAAGCGGGTCCGGATTGGGGACGAGCGCCAGGGTGACCTGCGCGCCCGACTGCTGGTGGTCAGTTGCGAGCGCGGCGAGGTTGACGTCTGTCAACGTGTCGCCGTTGACGACGAAGAACTGGTCCGCGCCCACGAGCGGCAGCGCACGGGCCGGGCCGCCCGCACTGCCGAGGATGGTGCGTTCCCACGAGTAGCGCACCTGCACGCCGAACCCGGTGCCGTCGCCGACCGCTGCCGTGATGGTCGCTGGCAGATGATGCAGATTGAGCACCGTCGAGCGGACGTCCGACGCGGATAGCCAGCGGAGGATGCGCCCGACAAGCGGCACCCCCGCGACGGGCAGGGCCGGCTTGGCGCACAGCAGCGACAGCGGGCGCAGGCGAGTACCGAGACCGGCCGTCAGCACCATCGCCGGCCACGCCGGATCGTGCGTGGATCGCCTGTCGGCAGCCGCCGTCATTGGGAGCGGCCCGGGTCGTCGAAGACCATGTCGTGGCCCTTGAATCCGAGCGCTTCGCGCGTCTTCATGAAGAGCCCGTAGTACGAATCGAGAATGAAGTCGCCCGCGCCCTTGCCCATCGCCGCGGCCATCTCGGTGATGCCATCCGAGGTGCCCTCGATTTCGACGAAGGTGCCCACCGGTGTTTCGTCCACGGCGATGATGACGCCCTCGGCCGTGAACTCCTCGCGGTACTTCTCGTACCGGAACCAGGCGCGCAAGTCGAGGCGGTCAAAGATCTGTCGAAGCATGTCGCCGTCGGCTGCGGCGGTTTCGAGCTCCTCGCGCTGCTTCATCGGCCCCGGCTGTACCGGTCCCTTGAACGTCAGGATGCCCGTCGACCCGTCTTGCCGGATGCGCAGCACGCAACGCTTGCGCCGCAGCGACTCATCGTCGGTGTCGAACAGGCTGTCCTGCTGCAGTCGCCGCGGGCGAAGCGGCGCGGCTCCGGCCGCGATGACCGCCGCGCGGGCCTGACCGGGGGTGTCGAATCGAAGCTTCACTTCCCGTTCGAGCATATCTGCCAAATGTACGCGTTTTCAGGGCGCGGTGACAACGTCGCTCGCCGGCGGGACGGCGGCCCTCTCGACGTTCTTGCCGAACACGAGCACGGTATGGCTGCTGCCGAAGCCCCCCGGGACGAGCAGCGACTTGAGCGCCAGGCGATCGCGCAGCCGATCCGGACGCTCCAGATCGCCGACGAGCCCGCTGCGCTCGACCAGGTCGAGCAGGAATCGCGACTGGCTCGAGACCAGTAGCGTCGACAGCCCCGCGCGCCCCGCTTCGCGCCTGAGCGTCGTGAAATCGACGTGCGACGTCAGATCGCGAGTGCCCGGCGCCACGAGCCACGACGGCGTGCCCCGGCTGCCCGGCCCGGGCGGATCGGCCATGTGCCGCGAGAATGCCGTCAGGGTGGCCACGGCGTTCGGCTGTGCGTACATCGTCCGGGCCTCGTAGCCGTAGTCGATGAGAATCACGAAGCCGCGTGCAAGACGGCGTGACGCGTCGTGAATCCAGTCGACCGCGCCAAGATTGACGTCGACGGTGGCCCCCGGGTGCAGCGTGATGCCGAGATCCTCAAAGTAGTGGGCCAGTCGTTCGGTCGAAGGTGGCCCCAGGCGTTCGACCAGCGACTCGCCATCCACGTCGATGTAGATCTCGCCCAGGCCCGCGGGCGTCATCACCACCAGATGCACGGGAAACGCGTCGAGCAGTTCGTTGGCGAGCAGCACGCCGGCACCGGTATCTGGCAGGTCGGGCGATGACGAGGTCAGCGTGCGTCGGTGGGGACCAAGCGTGTCGGGTTGCGCAGCACGCGCCGCCGCACTACGTTCAACAAGGTGGAGCCGGATCGTTTCGTAGAGCGACGGATCCCGTCGCGAGAGCGCGTCAAGGATGTCGCACGACAGGCGTCCGTTGCCGGCCCCGGCTTCGACCAGGTGGAGGTGTCCTGGTCCGGCGCCGCCGTCGGGCGGCAATTGATGCCACAGTTCGGCGATCTGGACAGCCAGCAGTTCGCCGAAGAGAGGGCTCACATCCACGCTGGTGACAAAATCGCCCGCGCGGCCTGATCGCTGGACCGCGCGGGCGTAATAACCGGAGCCTGGCGCGTAGAGCGCCACCTCCATGTACTGGGCCACCGTGATCGGGCCCGACTGCCGGATGCGATCAACAAGGAGCGCGCGGCAGTCGGAT
This is a stretch of genomic DNA from Acidobacteriota bacterium. It encodes these proteins:
- a CDS encoding class IV adenylate cyclase, with amino-acid sequence MLEREVKLRFDTPGQARAAVIAAGAAPLRPRRLQQDSLFDTDDESLRRKRCVLRIRQDGSTGILTFKGPVQPGPMKQREELETAAADGDMLRQIFDRLDLRAWFRYEKYREEFTAEGVIIAVDETPVGTFVEIEGTSDGITEMAAAMGKGAGDFILDSYYGLFMKTREALGFKGHDMVFDDPGRSQ
- a CDS encoding DUF86 domain-containing protein — its product is MTPSRISASVVAERIAWIDAMLADIRRLPLDSIEAFEADPRTPAAAESYLRRALEALLDLGRHVLAKAFGQPAAEYRDIPRYLAEHGVIDEAGAVRWLKMAGYRNRMVHFYAEISRAELFDICATKQADIESAVGAIRAWMAAHPELVDTSL
- a CDS encoding NDP-sugar synthase, translated to MTAAADRRSTHDPAWPAMVLTAGLGTRLRPLSLLCAKPALPVAGVPLVGRILRWLSASDVRSTVLNLHHLPATITAAVGDGTGFGVQVRYSWERTILGSAGGPARALPLVGADQFFVVNGDTLTDVNLAALATDHQQSGAQVTLALVPNPDPLHYGGVTVDGDGRVTGFTPPGPANMGLHFIGVQAVDADVFAPLDPDVPAETINGIYRRMMARRPGCVRAFVSGAAFRDIGTAADYLDTCLDIARIEHVGECLLGRGVTVADGARVTNCVLWDDVRVGHGVTLDRSVVAAGVSIPDGARHERSIIRPRDGPPAEPGEHVVGDLLVSSIDARRPAASEEG
- the rimO gene encoding 30S ribosomal protein S12 methylthiotransferase RimO encodes the protein MKIGFVSLGCPKNLVDSEVMIGLVQQAGHEVTPDAETADVLVVNTCAFIDSAKQESVDAILEMAELKRTGRCRRLVVTGCLAERYRDDLQAQIGEIDAVLGTGEVPDIVRAIASTAPTRPGAMPVTLYRSTSFAGSNSLRQGYGGPPKRGAKAEDPASIRTVTPSGPKAGLEPGDPRGDPESRIPSPESRIPSPEPRVPRRSRPAGRVAKAGIPSPEPRIPTPSYLYDADTPRTLVTPPHYAYVKVAEGCDYTCSFCIIPTLRGHYRSRTVESIVTEARRLADRGVRELILISQDTTFYGVDRGERGALARLLRELNQVDGLEWIRLLYLYPTTIHNDVLDAMADCEKVCRYIDLPLQHAAAGVLKRMKRPGTGSSYRRLLDRIRTRIPDVALRTTLIVGFPGETPDEFEELKSFVADVQFDHLGVFTYSHEEGTTAFALKDNVPARVKAARRNALMALQKRLVQKAQRRRVGQQVRVLVDGPAPDHDLVLRGRLASQAPDIDSCVYLTDIDPNDYRPGQFVDGIVVGAHHYDLVVRPASM
- a CDS encoding phosphotransferase gives rise to the protein MSTLTAAPDVPLPDQINAYLDRAGLAAAGARVLPLTGDASDRQYFRVIPRDSAPFVLALNAAPFSYDALPFVNVALLLAQVPVPIPAILGHAEDLGILVQQDLGDVTLQAHVGAAAEAAHAALYRQAIQFIADIQRRGQELASDRYIPYSIAFDVEKLTWEFDFFVKHFVGGYRGATITPAAREAISQECGAIVEELAGEPRVLCHRDYHSRNLMLRGDQLFIIDFQDARMGPDTYDLVSLLRDSYVDIGEDDVQQFIAYFLALKGSPTSQTDLAEFRRRFDLMALQRNLKALGTFGYQTATRRNSVYIQYIPRTLRHARTNLSRYPRFARLRDLLAAHIEEFR
- the asnS gene encoding asparagine--tRNA ligase, with translation MKHEGTVAYIEDIARYDGQQVVIRGWLHNRRSSGKIHFLTIRDGSGFIQGVMSKASVDEATFLAADHLTQETSLIVSGKVRADKRAPGGYELDLSTLEIIGASAEYPITPKEHGVDFLMDRRHLWIRAERQHAILRVRAEVIAAVRSFFDDRGFILADTPIFTPAACEGTTTLFPVQYFDDTTAYLTQSGQLYNEANVMALGRVYCFGPTFRAEKSKTRRHLTEFWMVEPEVAFATLDDVIDLAEDLVISVVGRVLDRRRLELTKLERDLSKLELVRKPFPRISYDDAVKMLNETGQPFEWGGDFGAPDETILANSFDRPVAVHRYPSQVKAFYMEPDPQRPEVALCVDVLAPEGYGEIIGGSQRIADYDLLLKRIHDHKLPPEAFQWYLDLRRFGTVPHGGFGMGIERVVSWICGLDHLREAIPYPRMINRLYP
- a CDS encoding nucleotidyltransferase domain-containing protein, whose amino-acid sequence is MAMTPPPSRPRRESHGGTANAGKQVAAIATRFGIDVLYAFGSRAREALAHLVGSETFAAGGTSDLDLAALPEPGRIWSVDERVLMTAAFEDVFAAPRVDLIVLSEAPPFLALAAVSGELLFARDRVREANYQLYVLRRAGDLAHFERERRAHLLATMP
- a CDS encoding S1 RNA-binding domain-containing protein; the protein is MSEPEEDFASMFEASFQATHFDKGQTIEGTIVAIGPEVAFVNVGGKGEAVIEIDELKNADGALEVAVGDRIQAMVVSTEGGLTLSRKLARGTATDRQLEDAFHAGLPVEGKVERAVKGGYEVRIARQRAFCPMSQIDTIRNAAPTEYEGHVYTFRIIEYKKGGRNLVVSRRALLEEEQRVSAAEIRRSIVVGAVLTGRVASVREFGAFVDLGAGVQGLLHVSEMGWSRVSDTSQVVKPGEEVTVKVLRVNDDGQKIALGLKQLTADPWSTVHERYEVGQVRTGRVTRLAEFGAFVELEPGIEALAHASTFAPSGRSDGWSRLVAVGTMGGFEILSIDLEKKRIGISLVQDWSAPAGADVDELREYSERQDVAPAEAFGSLAEKFRGVLKSREK
- a CDS encoding SAM-dependent methyltransferase; this encodes MESDCRALLVDRIRQSGPITVAQYMEVALYAPGSGYYARAVQRSGRAGDFVTSVDVSPLFGELLAVQIAELWHQLPPDGGAGPGHLHLVEAGAGNGRLSCDILDALSRRDPSLYETIRLHLVERSAAARAAQPDTLGPHRRTLTSSSPDLPDTGAGVLLANELLDAFPVHLVVMTPAGLGEIYIDVDGESLVERLGPPSTERLAHYFEDLGITLHPGATVDVNLGAVDWIHDASRRLARGFVILIDYGYEARTMYAQPNAVATLTAFSRHMADPPGPGSRGTPSWLVAPGTRDLTSHVDFTTLRREAGRAGLSTLLVSSQSRFLLDLVERSGLVGDLERPDRLRDRLALKSLLVPGGFGSSHTVLVFGKNVERAAVPPASDVVTAP